The Mytilus trossulus isolate FHL-02 chromosome 3, PNRI_Mtr1.1.1.hap1, whole genome shotgun sequence genome contains a region encoding:
- the LOC134711082 gene encoding uncharacterized protein LOC134711082, with product MSYLRPNAVPDIPLTQPTTAEPKPPLPKRGAFEKRRKAEILQLAYDNYERETECVQLQVPDSTTTPEPEPELPTSNVTENNTCTSKVTMVTQTTPPPSPKVVKHKKSQSYLRPQQRTRKHQTDLKITQPSATYSTIATQTDDDITKCTCASTLPTTAHTTSAQNSDDDEVSSHADSDEDYQPSDDDQRLCSADQASCCFQKGT from the exons ATGTCCTACCTCCGTCCAAATGCAGTACCTGACATTCCATTGACGCAACCAACAACAGCTGAGCCAAAGCCACCTTTACCTAAGCGTGGAGCTTTTGAGAAGCGGAGAAAAGCTgag ATTCTACAGCTTGCATATGACAACTATGAACGAGAGACAGAATGTGTACAACTCCAAGTACCAGACAGTACCACAACACCAGAACCAGAACCAGAGCTGCCAACCTCCAATGTTACAGagaacaatacatgtacatccaaAGTTACCATGGTTACACAGACTACTCCACCACCATCaccaaaagtagtaaaacacAAGAAAAGCCAATCCTACCTCCGTCCACAGCAACGTACCAGGAAACATCaaacagatcttaagattacaCAACCTTCAGCAACATACAGTACAATTGCTACACAGACTGATGATGacattacaaaatgtacatgtgcCAGTACTCTACCTACAACAGCTCACACCACTTCAGCCCAAAACTCTGATGACGATGAGGTTTCCAGCCATGCAGATAGTGATGAGGACTACCAACCCTCAGATGATGATCAGAG